A portion of the Kazachstania africana CBS 2517 chromosome 2, complete genome genome contains these proteins:
- the RTC6 gene encoding mitochondrial 54S ribosomal protein bL36m (similar to Saccharomyces cerevisiae YPL183W-A; ancestral locus Anc_6.178) translates to MFCRSLVSRASVLRTVTFRSFSTFTCTTPPIRLLTSLWKPSLYLLQPTRGFKVRSSLKKFCKDCYIVRRKGRVYVYCKSNKRHKQRQG, encoded by the coding sequence ATGTTCTGTCGTTCATTAGTCTCGAGGGCTTCGGTACTGAGAACCGTGACTTTCCGTTCATTCAGTACGTTTACTTGTACAACTCCGCCAATTAGGCTACTGACATCTTTATGGAAACCTTCTCTTTATTTACTCCAACCAACAAGAGGTTTCAAAGTGCGCAgctctttgaaaaaattctGTAAAGATTGTTATATAGTTAGAAGGAAAGGTAGAGTCTACGTTTATTGCAAATCTAACAAGAGACATAAGCAACGTCAAGGTTAG